One window from the genome of Pseudomonas sp. L5B5 encodes:
- a CDS encoding FUSC family protein, whose amino-acid sequence MPITLQALLAPSLPALQFAIKTLLGGGLALWLALRWGLEQPSWALMTAFIVAQPLSGMVLQKGLARLLGTLVGTIMSVVFMGLFAQTPWLFLLALALWLGLCTASSTLLRSAWSYSFVLAGYTVAIIALPALNHPLSIFDQAVARCTEISLGIICATASSALIWPMRVERQLAEQARAAWQSGMQAARATLAGDALARKGLLEILGRIVAVDSQREHAWFEGPSGRQRARAISGLSQKLLKLLRISRSVRRQWKQLDADEAGQLQPWMDEVQQALTVADQGDLQALRPRLLEASHEERLSPAQGFCLARLALLLETALAAGQALDAVQQGRAPVEQPATLTPHRDLSLALVFGARSALAFLTVASFWLATAWPAASGAMLLTCVVCGLFASRENGAQIGMSFMRGIFLAVPAAFVVGQILLPQWSGFPMLAMAMGLPLFLGALGMAKPQIGATATSFCLHFIVLISPMNRMTFDVANFLNSAQAMVLGVGAAVLAFHLLILRDPAWHGRRLLAATLSDLVRLTRRNLRGAESWFGGRMADRLLQLARHYPELPEPARSRWDDGLLGLDIGDELMHLRLSLAVAQVPVSPAQRRYFEQLQRTLEQGPAGSRQDALVEPSAALLAALEQQPSSDALKLAKGAVLQLQNSWRSWCRQQEDSHGVA is encoded by the coding sequence GTGCCCATTACCCTGCAGGCATTGCTTGCTCCGAGCCTCCCCGCGCTGCAATTCGCGATCAAGACCCTGCTGGGTGGCGGGTTGGCGTTGTGGCTGGCGTTACGCTGGGGCCTGGAACAGCCATCCTGGGCACTGATGACGGCGTTCATCGTCGCCCAGCCGTTGTCTGGAATGGTGCTGCAAAAGGGCCTGGCCCGGCTGCTGGGGACCCTGGTTGGCACCATCATGTCAGTGGTGTTCATGGGGCTGTTCGCCCAGACGCCCTGGTTGTTCCTGCTGGCCCTGGCGTTGTGGCTGGGGCTGTGCACCGCCAGTTCCACCTTGCTGCGCAGCGCCTGGTCCTATTCCTTCGTGCTGGCCGGTTATACCGTGGCGATCATCGCCTTGCCCGCCCTCAATCATCCCTTGAGCATCTTCGACCAGGCGGTGGCCCGTTGTACGGAGATCTCCCTGGGGATCATCTGCGCCACCGCCAGCAGCGCCCTGATCTGGCCAATGCGCGTGGAGCGCCAGCTGGCGGAGCAGGCCCGGGCAGCCTGGCAGAGCGGGATGCAGGCGGCACGTGCCACCCTGGCCGGCGATGCCTTGGCCCGCAAGGGGCTGCTGGAGATACTCGGCCGGATCGTTGCGGTGGACTCTCAGCGTGAACATGCCTGGTTCGAAGGGCCTTCGGGACGCCAGCGGGCCCGGGCCATCAGTGGCCTGAGCCAGAAACTGCTGAAGCTGCTGCGTATCTCCCGCTCGGTGCGGCGCCAGTGGAAACAGCTGGACGCCGATGAGGCCGGGCAATTGCAGCCCTGGATGGACGAGGTGCAACAGGCCCTGACCGTCGCGGACCAGGGTGATTTGCAGGCACTGCGCCCGCGCTTGCTGGAGGCTTCCCATGAAGAACGCCTGAGCCCGGCGCAAGGTTTCTGCCTGGCACGCTTGGCCTTGTTGCTCGAGACCGCCCTGGCCGCCGGCCAGGCCCTGGATGCGGTGCAACAGGGGCGGGCACCGGTGGAGCAACCGGCGACCCTGACACCCCACCGCGACTTGTCGCTGGCCCTGGTCTTCGGCGCCCGCAGTGCGTTGGCTTTCCTGACGGTGGCGAGTTTCTGGCTGGCCACCGCCTGGCCTGCCGCCTCCGGGGCCATGCTGTTGACCTGTGTGGTCTGCGGCCTGTTCGCCAGCCGCGAGAACGGCGCACAGATCGGCATGAGCTTCATGCGTGGCATCTTCCTCGCCGTACCCGCAGCCTTTGTCGTGGGGCAGATCCTGTTGCCCCAGTGGAGTGGCTTCCCGATGCTGGCGATGGCCATGGGGCTGCCGCTGTTCCTCGGGGCCCTGGGGATGGCGAAGCCGCAGATAGGGGCTACCGCCACCTCGTTCTGCCTGCATTTCATCGTGCTGATCTCGCCGATGAACCGGATGACCTTCGATGTGGCCAACTTCCTCAATAGCGCCCAGGCCATGGTGCTGGGGGTAGGGGCTGCAGTGCTGGCTTTCCACCTGCTGATTCTGCGGGATCCGGCCTGGCACGGCCGGCGCCTGCTCGCAGCGACCCTGAGCGATCTGGTGCGCCTGACCCGGCGCAACCTGCGGGGGGCCGAAAGCTGGTTCGGCGGACGCATGGCCGACCGCTTGCTGCAGTTGGCCCGGCATTATCCGGAATTGCCCGAGCCGGCCCGCAGTCGCTGGGATGATGGCCTGCTGGGCCTGGACATCGGCGATGAACTGATGCACCTGCGCTTGAGCCTGGCGGTGGCCCAGGTGCCGGTGAGCCCGGCGCAGCGCAGGTATTTCGAACAGCTGCAACGAACCCTGGAGCAGGGGCCGGCGGGCAGTCGCCAGGATGCCCTGGTGGAGCCCAGCGCGGCCTTGCTCGCAGCCCTGGAGCAACAGCCATCCAGTGATGCCCTGAAGCTGGCCAAGGGCGCGGTGCTGCAATTGCAAAACAGCTGGCGCAGCTGGTGCCGGCAGCAGGAGGACAGTCATGGGGTTGCGTGA
- a CDS encoding DUF1656 domain-containing protein produces MGLREWSLGGVLLSPFLIYVVLALVLTGVLRLLVRVCGLGNWIWHEALFDCALYVCVLTAVTVVLGPL; encoded by the coding sequence ATGGGGTTGCGTGAGTGGTCGCTGGGCGGAGTGCTGCTCAGTCCGTTCTTGATCTATGTGGTATTGGCGCTGGTGCTCACCGGTGTGCTGCGCCTGCTGGTGCGGGTCTGCGGGCTGGGAAACTGGATCTGGCACGAAGCATTGTTCGATTGTGCGTTGTATGTCTGTGTGCTGACGGCAGTCACGGTCGTCCTCGGACCTTTATAA
- a CDS encoding HlyD family secretion protein: MRTPVRVLFTLCLVAVAIFAGYHLWQYYMLTPWTRDARIRADVVIVAPDVSGWVRELKVVDNQQVKAGELLLSIDRDRFEAALDKAQAVVQTRQQQLSLREHEASRRAALGPQAISAELRENAQINAGIARGELRQAQAEAKVAELNLARSQVRAPRDGHITNLRLAEGNYVNAGQSVMALVDDSTFYVQAYFEETKLPRIRVGDPVKVWLMSAGDALQGHVQSISRGITDRNATPDGQLLAEVEPTFNWVRLAQRIPVRIQLDKLPQGINLSAGMTASVQVEEEGKR; the protein is encoded by the coding sequence ATGCGTACACCCGTACGTGTCCTGTTTACCCTGTGCCTGGTGGCGGTGGCGATCTTCGCCGGTTATCACCTGTGGCAGTACTACATGCTCACCCCCTGGACCCGCGATGCGCGGATTCGTGCCGACGTGGTGATCGTGGCCCCCGATGTCTCCGGTTGGGTGCGCGAGCTCAAGGTGGTGGACAACCAGCAGGTCAAGGCCGGGGAGTTGCTGCTGAGCATCGATCGCGACCGCTTCGAAGCCGCTCTGGATAAGGCCCAGGCGGTGGTGCAGACCCGCCAGCAACAGCTGAGCCTGCGCGAGCATGAAGCCAGCCGCCGCGCGGCCCTGGGCCCGCAGGCCATCAGCGCCGAGCTGCGGGAGAATGCCCAGATCAATGCCGGTATCGCCCGGGGCGAACTGCGCCAGGCCCAGGCCGAAGCCAAGGTCGCCGAGTTGAACCTGGCTCGCAGTCAGGTGCGTGCCCCGCGCGATGGGCATATCACCAACCTGCGCCTGGCTGAAGGCAACTACGTCAATGCCGGGCAGTCGGTGATGGCCCTGGTGGATGACTCGACCTTTTATGTCCAGGCCTATTTCGAGGAAACCAAGCTGCCGCGGATCAGGGTCGGCGACCCGGTCAAGGTCTGGCTGATGAGTGCCGGCGATGCCTTGCAGGGCCATGTACAGAGCATCAGCCGGGGCATTACCGACCGCAATGCCACGCCCGACGGGCAATTGCTGGCGGAGGTGGAACCGACCTTCAATTGGGTGCGCCTGGCCCAGCGGATTCCGGTGCGGATCCAGCTCGACAAGCTGCCGCAAGGTATCAACCTGAGCGCCGGCATGACTGCCAGCGTCCAGGTGGAGGAGGAAGGCAAGCGGTAG